From Deinococcus sp. HSC-46F16, the proteins below share one genomic window:
- a CDS encoding AAA family ATPase, with translation MTRPPQLIVLRGNSGSGKSSVARALRERYGYGMAWVEQDDLRRILLREHDVPGGKNIELIALNVRYALEHGYHVVLEGILTARHYGPMLERLHREHGEASHFYRFDLPFEETVRRHATRPQAREFGVDLMRGWYQERDGLAFVAERLIPAGSTLEATAERLWNETGLQHAQDAVG, from the coding sequence GTGACCCGGCCCCCCCAGCTCATCGTCCTGCGCGGCAATTCGGGCAGCGGCAAGAGTTCGGTCGCCCGCGCCCTGCGGGAACGGTACGGGTACGGGATGGCCTGGGTGGAACAGGACGACCTGCGCCGCATCCTGCTGCGCGAACACGACGTGCCGGGCGGCAAGAACATCGAGCTGATCGCCCTGAACGTCCGCTACGCGCTGGAACACGGCTATCACGTCGTTCTGGAAGGCATCCTGACAGCCCGGCATTACGGCCCGATGCTGGAGCGGCTGCACCGCGAGCACGGGGAAGCGAGCCACTTCTACCGCTTTGACCTCCCCTTCGAGGAGACGGTGCGGCGGCATGCCACCCGGCCCCAGGCGCGGGAGTTCGGCGTGGACCTGATGCGCGGCTGGTATCAGGAACGCGACGGGCTGGCGTTCGTGGCCGAGCGGCTCATTCCCGCTGGCAGCACGCTGGAAGCGACCGCCGAACGGCTCTGGAACGAGACGGGCTTACAGCACGCTCAGGACGCGGTCGGCTGA
- the tmk gene encoding dTMP kinase encodes MTPLFLTFEGPEGAGKSTQLRRLAARLEAAGVAHTVTREPGGTGLGTRVREVLLDPALDMDPLPEFLLYSASRAQLVREVLRPALSRGEVVLCDRYADSSLAYQGAGRGLDSGLLRAVTEEVTGGLTPDLTVLLDLDPALGLSRAAQRGQPDRLEQADLAFHQRVRQGFLDLAQQEPGRFLILDAARDEAELAEAIWRAVGEKLTQGRQPTAS; translated from the coding sequence ATGACCCCCCTCTTTCTCACCTTCGAGGGTCCCGAGGGCGCGGGCAAGAGCACGCAGCTCCGGCGGCTCGCGGCGCGGCTGGAGGCGGCGGGGGTCGCCCACACGGTCACCCGCGAACCGGGGGGCACCGGGCTCGGCACGCGGGTGCGCGAGGTGCTGCTCGACCCCGCGCTCGACATGGACCCCCTCCCCGAGTTCCTGCTGTACTCGGCCAGCCGCGCCCAGCTCGTGCGCGAGGTGCTGCGCCCGGCGCTCTCTCGGGGCGAGGTCGTGCTGTGCGACCGCTATGCCGACTCCAGCCTCGCCTACCAGGGGGCAGGGCGAGGACTGGATTCGGGCCTGTTGCGGGCTGTCACGGAGGAGGTCACCGGGGGCCTGACCCCTGACCTCACCGTGCTGCTGGACCTCGACCCGGCGCTGGGACTCAGCCGGGCAGCGCAGCGCGGCCAGCCGGACCGGCTGGAGCAGGCCGACCTCGCGTTTCACCAGCGGGTTCGGCAGGGCTTTCTCGACCTCGCCCAACAGGAGCCAGGGCGCTTTCTGATCCTCGACGCCGCGCGGGACGAGGCCGAGTTGGCAGAAGCGATCTGGCGGGCGGTGGGAGAGAAGCTCACGCAGGGGCGTCAGCCGACCGCGTCCTGA
- a CDS encoding Nif3-like dinuclear metal center hexameric protein encodes MTEATLQTQRGEIDRDALVRWLNEYLQIGAYPDPSLNGLQIGGTPTIRRVAASVDTSVKTLQAAADSGADLLLVHHGLFWGRPLPLTGPHRERVRTALMADLNLYAAHIPLDAHPDVGNNAMMARALSLQNTRPFGDWQGHKIGLSGELPFAQSLQDFADRVQKLTGEICLVHGGGNPEVHRLGILSGSGAGAVAEAAAAGLDTLLTGEPEHKHFHDAFEYGVNVVYAGHYETEVFGVRALAARLEDEFGLAWQFLHHPTGL; translated from the coding sequence ATGACCGAAGCGACCCTCCAGACCCAGCGCGGCGAGATCGACCGGGACGCGCTGGTGCGTTGGCTGAACGAGTACCTCCAGATCGGTGCCTACCCCGACCCCAGCCTCAACGGCCTCCAGATCGGGGGCACGCCGACCATCCGCCGGGTGGCGGCCAGCGTGGACACCAGCGTCAAGACGCTTCAGGCGGCGGCCGACAGCGGGGCCGACCTCCTGCTCGTCCACCACGGCCTATTCTGGGGCCGCCCGCTGCCCCTCACCGGGCCGCACCGCGAGCGCGTCCGCACGGCGCTGATGGCCGACCTGAACCTTTACGCCGCGCATATCCCCCTTGACGCCCACCCCGATGTCGGCAACAACGCGATGATGGCCCGTGCCCTGAGCCTCCAGAACACGCGGCCCTTCGGGGACTGGCAGGGGCACAAGATCGGGCTCTCGGGCGAGCTGCCCTTCGCCCAGTCGTTGCAGGACTTCGCCGACCGGGTGCAGAAGCTGACGGGCGAAATCTGCCTCGTCCACGGCGGCGGCAACCCCGAGGTCCACCGCCTCGGCATCCTCAGCGGGAGCGGGGCGGGCGCCGTCGCGGAGGCCGCCGCCGCTGGCCTCGACACCCTGCTCACGGGTGAACCCGAGCACAAGCACTTCCATGACGCTTTCGAGTACGGCGTGAACGTGGTCTACGCCGGACACTACGAGACCGAGGTCTTCGGCGTGCGGGCACTCGCCGCCCGGCTGGAGGACGAGTTCGGGCTGGCGTGGCAGTTCCTGCACCATCCGACGGGACTGTGA
- a CDS encoding glyoxalase: MTSLISGLDHVQIEAPAGCEEAARAFFGAFLGLPELLKPEALRARGGTWFALPDGRQLHVGVTPDFVPREKGHPALRCPDLAAFQSHCGAHGVTYRADTEAGVPRVFLRDPFGNRLEVVEGRHESVVRDVPA; encoded by the coding sequence ATGACCTCCCTGATCTCCGGCCTCGACCACGTGCAGATCGAAGCGCCCGCCGGGTGCGAGGAAGCGGCGCGGGCCTTTTTCGGTGCGTTCCTGGGACTTCCCGAACTGCTCAAGCCGGAAGCGCTGCGGGCGCGGGGCGGCACGTGGTTCGCTCTCCCCGACGGGCGGCAACTGCATGTCGGTGTGACGCCCGACTTCGTGCCGCGCGAGAAGGGGCACCCGGCGCTGCGCTGCCCGGACCTCGCCGCCTTTCAGTCCCACTGCGGCGCCCACGGCGTGACGTACCGGGCCGACACCGAGGCCGGGGTGCCGCGCGTCTTCCTGCGTGACCCCTTCGGCAACCGGCTGGAGGTGGTCGAGGGAAGGCACGAAAGCGTGGTCCGGGACGTTCCGGCCTGA
- a CDS encoding TrmB family transcriptional regulator, which translates to MSAVIHLQALGLTEYEARAYTALLALGRAVPARVARQAGIPRPKIYETLERLEGRGLAARVGQNPLEYAPLSAREYLARARRSFDDRLGALDRDLSRLAPDPAPEAVYHLYGEAAIRSLCEDLTLNARQRVYMAGETPLAERLERLTPRGVELRRAALTGLPPIAAGGQRPFLLARDGEAAVIAHFIEEGGSGEAHGVHTHNPVVVHLIEGYVGLAARSAGPGVDKSGTPL; encoded by the coding sequence ATGAGCGCCGTGATTCACCTGCAAGCGTTGGGGCTGACCGAGTACGAGGCGCGTGCCTATACCGCCCTGCTTGCCCTCGGCCGCGCCGTGCCCGCCCGCGTGGCGCGGCAGGCAGGCATTCCCCGGCCCAAGATCTACGAGACGCTGGAACGCCTCGAAGGCCGGGGCCTGGCCGCGCGGGTGGGGCAAAATCCGCTCGAGTACGCCCCGCTGAGTGCCCGCGAGTACCTCGCGCGGGCGAGGCGGTCGTTCGACGACCGCCTCGGGGCACTCGACCGTGACCTCTCGCGCCTCGCGCCCGACCCCGCGCCCGAGGCCGTCTACCACCTCTACGGGGAAGCGGCCATCCGCAGCCTGTGCGAGGACCTCACCCTGAATGCCCGGCAGCGGGTCTACATGGCGGGGGAGACCCCACTGGCCGAGCGGCTGGAGCGCCTGACCCCGCGCGGGGTGGAGTTGCGCCGCGCAGCGCTCACGGGCCTGCCGCCCATCGCCGCTGGGGGCCAGCGCCCCTTTCTCCTGGCCCGCGACGGCGAGGCTGCCGTGATCGCGCACTTTATCGAGGAGGGTGGGAGCGGAGAAGCGCATGGGGTGCACACCCACAACCCGGTGGTGGTGCACCTGATCGAGGGGTACGTGGGGCTGGCCGCCCGCAGTGCCGGGCCGGGCGTTGACAAGTCGGGGACGCCACTGTAA
- a CDS encoding transporter substrate-binding domain-containing protein, whose protein sequence is MRTLLLLTTLGLLLTACKTDQAATTSADTSAQEGATAGAAAPPTRQEGVLQVAMEGTYPPFTFRDEAGELTGFDVDIARALAGELGLRPEFVLTEWSGILGGLQADKYDVILNQVGITPERQESIGFSEPYAYSQPQMIVAEDSDFDPQSLEDLRGRRVGVGLGSNFEQQLRAVEGIEVVTYPGAPEYLADLAAGRIDAAYNDRLLVGYLITRDNLPVRGAGVVGDPEPVGVAFKKTNTELGEAVNRALEAIQANGTYSEISERWFGEDVSQP, encoded by the coding sequence ATGCGTACCCTGCTCCTGCTGACCACCCTAGGGCTGCTCCTGACCGCCTGCAAGACGGATCAGGCGGCCACGACCTCGGCCGACACTTCGGCGCAGGAGGGTGCCACTGCGGGCGCCGCCGCCCCGCCCACCCGGCAAGAAGGGGTCTTGCAGGTCGCCATGGAAGGCACCTACCCGCCCTTTACTTTCCGTGACGAGGCTGGGGAACTCACGGGCTTCGATGTGGACATCGCGCGGGCGCTGGCGGGGGAACTGGGGCTGCGGCCCGAGTTCGTGCTGACCGAGTGGAGCGGCATTCTGGGGGGCCTGCAGGCCGACAAGTACGACGTGATTCTCAACCAGGTGGGCATCACGCCCGAGCGGCAGGAGAGCATCGGGTTCAGCGAGCCGTATGCCTACAGCCAGCCGCAGATGATCGTGGCGGAGGACAGCGACTTCGACCCACAGAGCCTGGAAGACCTGCGGGGGCGGCGCGTCGGCGTGGGCCTGGGCAGCAACTTCGAGCAGCAACTGCGGGCCGTGGAGGGCATCGAGGTGGTGACCTATCCCGGTGCGCCCGAGTACCTTGCGGACCTCGCCGCCGGGCGCATTGACGCGGCCTACAACGACCGCCTGCTGGTGGGCTACCTGATCACCCGCGACAACCTCCCTGTGCGGGGTGCAGGCGTGGTGGGCGACCCCGAACCCGTGGGGGTGGCCTTCAAGAAGACCAACACCGAGCTGGGCGAGGCGGTCAACCGGGCGCTGGAGGCCATTCAGGCGAACGGCACCTACAGCGAGATCAGCGAGCGGTGGTTCGGAGAGGACGTGAGCCAGCCCTGA
- a CDS encoding amino acid ABC transporter permease — MTETLARIAQSAWEALPTLLAAAPITLGYALAAMLLGLPLALLVALTRIAGPAPLRTLAGLYVSFMRGTPLLVQIFMLYYGLPAFGVQVSPLVGGVLALTLNAAAYLSETMRAAILSVPRGQWEAAASLGLSRRQTLRLIVLPQAARVALPSLGNTLIGLVKDTSLVSVITVVELLRGAQLVIARTFEPFGPYLAAALIYWLISSLLALAQRRLEARLARQG, encoded by the coding sequence ATGACCGAGACCCTGGCGAGGATCGCGCAGAGTGCCTGGGAAGCCCTGCCCACGTTGCTGGCGGCGGCTCCCATCACCCTGGGCTACGCCCTGGCCGCCATGCTGTTGGGGTTGCCGCTGGCCCTGCTGGTCGCCCTGACACGCATCGCGGGTCCGGCCCCCCTGCGGACCCTGGCGGGCCTGTACGTGTCGTTCATGCGCGGCACGCCCCTGCTGGTGCAGATTTTCATGCTGTACTACGGCCTTCCGGCGTTCGGGGTGCAGGTCAGCCCGCTGGTGGGCGGGGTGCTGGCCCTGACCCTGAATGCCGCTGCCTACCTCTCGGAAACCATGCGGGCCGCGATTCTCAGCGTGCCGCGCGGCCAGTGGGAGGCCGCCGCCAGCCTGGGCCTGAGTCGGCGGCAGACCCTGCGGCTGATCGTGCTGCCGCAGGCCGCGCGGGTGGCGCTGCCCAGCCTGGGCAACACGCTGATCGGCCTGGTCAAGGACACCTCGCTGGTGTCGGTGATCACGGTGGTCGAGCTGCTGCGCGGCGCCCAGTTGGTGATCGCGCGGACCTTCGAGCCGTTCGGTCCTTACCTCGCCGCCGCCCTGATCTACTGGCTGATCAGCAGCCTGCTGGCGCTGGCCCAGCGGCGGCTGGAGGCCCGACTGGCCCGCCAGGGGTAG
- a CDS encoding glycogen synthase, protein MHVLHVASEVYPYSRSGGLGDVLAALPAEQARLRAEVTVLSPWYAALAGTPQEVWRGDVPGVGPVRVGEVRVGEVRAGGVRFLFLGLPTFDRPGLYHPDDVERFCAFGRAALPVLEALGLRPDVLHGHDWQAGLVVAQAHLAGRRTAFTIHNLQYQGRWNLPEARAWTALPEWTFSSEGVEFHGDLNLMKAGLTFADAVTTVSPTYAQEITTPEYGEGLDGLLVRLTLEGRLSGILNGLDQDRWNPATDPDIVPFRDPAGKGPNGERLRAEFGLDAAPILGVVSRLADQKGMDLLLMGLPELVREWNVVVLGGGDPLLTAALTGWGHHPRVAFVAGMNEPLAHRIYAGADAFAMPSRFEPCGLSQMIALRYGSLPVVRATGGLVDTVPGDVGFLFGEATPQALTAACAEARRAREDRAEWEDRMARGMELDFGWENPARHYLELYGRLSAGT, encoded by the coding sequence ATGCATGTCCTGCACGTGGCGTCCGAGGTCTACCCCTATTCCCGGTCGGGCGGGCTGGGCGACGTGCTGGCGGCCCTCCCGGCCGAGCAGGCCAGGCTGAGAGCCGAGGTGACCGTCCTCTCGCCGTGGTACGCGGCCCTGGCAGGCACGCCGCAGGAAGTCTGGCGCGGCGACGTGCCCGGCGTCGGCCCTGTGCGAGTGGGTGAGGTGCGGGTGGGCGAGGTGCGGGCGGGCGGCGTGCGCTTCCTGTTCCTGGGGCTGCCCACCTTTGACCGCCCCGGCCTCTACCACCCGGACGACGTGGAGCGCTTCTGCGCCTTTGGGCGGGCCGCGCTTCCGGTGCTGGAGGCGCTGGGCCTGCGCCCGGACGTGCTGCACGGCCACGACTGGCAGGCGGGGCTGGTCGTCGCGCAGGCCCATCTGGCGGGCCGCCGCACCGCCTTTACCATTCACAACCTCCAGTACCAGGGCCGCTGGAATCTGCCCGAGGCCCGCGCGTGGACCGCGCTGCCGGAGTGGACCTTTTCCTCCGAGGGGGTGGAGTTTCACGGCGACCTCAACCTGATGAAGGCGGGGCTGACCTTCGCGGACGCGGTGACCACCGTCAGCCCGACCTACGCCCAGGAGATCACCACGCCCGAATACGGCGAGGGGCTCGACGGCCTGCTCGTGCGCCTGACGCTGGAGGGGCGGCTGAGCGGGATTCTGAACGGGCTCGATCAGGACCGCTGGAACCCGGCGACCGACCCCGACATCGTGCCCTTCCGTGACCCGGCGGGGAAAGGTCCCAACGGCGAGCGCCTCCGCGCCGAGTTCGGGCTGGACGCGGCCCCGATTCTGGGGGTGGTCAGCCGCCTCGCGGACCAGAAGGGCATGGACCTGCTGCTGATGGGCCTGCCGGAGCTGGTGCGTGAGTGGAACGTGGTCGTGCTGGGGGGCGGCGATCCCCTCCTGACCGCCGCGCTGACGGGGTGGGGCCATCACCCACGCGTGGCCTTCGTGGCGGGCATGAACGAGCCCCTCGCGCACCGCATCTACGCGGGGGCGGACGCCTTTGCGATGCCCAGCCGCTTCGAGCCGTGCGGCCTGTCACAGATGATTGCCCTGCGCTACGGCAGCCTGCCCGTCGTGCGGGCGACCGGGGGGCTGGTGGACACCGTGCCGGGCGACGTGGGCTTCCTGTTCGGAGAGGCCACCCCGCAGGCCCTGACCGCCGCGTGCGCCGAGGCCCGCCGGGCGCGGGAAGACCGGGCCGAGTGGGAAGACCGCATGGCACGCGGCATGGAGCTGGACTTCGGCTGGGAGAACCCGGCTCGGCACTACCTGGAGCTGTACGGGCGGCTCAGCGCAGGAACTTGA
- a CDS encoding alpha/beta fold hydrolase, with the protein MTGPAPRTVLLLHAYPLSAAMWDDQRAALEAEGFRVIAPNLPGFGGEAGAITTLEGAARDLLGTLPEGGPLAVVGLSMGGYLALELLRQAPQRFARVVLADTSLRADDPEKTEDRREQADRVEEEGRDFIVEAAEKEHSPATFRRVRPMIESASREGIAGALRAMAVRGEHRDTLRGLEVPLLVLVGEADEITPVELAQEIADAGRGELRVLPGAAHLSNLDNPEAFNAALLKFLR; encoded by the coding sequence ATGACTGGCCCCGCGCCCCGCACTGTCCTGCTCCTCCACGCCTATCCCCTCTCCGCCGCCATGTGGGACGACCAGCGGGCGGCGCTGGAGGCCGAGGGCTTCCGGGTCATTGCCCCCAACCTCCCCGGCTTTGGGGGAGAGGCGGGGGCGATCACCACGTTGGAGGGCGCCGCCCGCGACCTGCTCGGAACGTTGCCGGAGGGCGGGCCGCTCGCCGTGGTGGGCCTGAGCATGGGCGGCTACCTGGCACTGGAGCTGTTGCGGCAGGCCCCGCAGAGGTTCGCCCGCGTGGTGCTGGCCGACACGTCCCTGCGGGCCGACGACCCGGAGAAGACCGAAGACCGCCGCGAGCAGGCCGACCGGGTGGAGGAAGAGGGCCGCGACTTCATCGTGGAGGCTGCCGAGAAGGAGCACTCGCCCGCGACCTTCCGCCGGGTGCGCCCGATGATCGAGTCGGCCTCCCGTGAGGGCATCGCCGGGGCGCTGCGGGCAATGGCGGTGCGGGGCGAGCACCGCGACACCCTGCGCGGGCTGGAGGTGCCCCTCCTCGTGCTGGTGGGCGAGGCCGACGAGATCACGCCCGTGGAACTCGCGCAGGAGATCGCGGACGCGGGGCGCGGCGAGCTGCGGGTCCTGCCGGGGGCCGCCCACCTCTCCAACCTCGACAATCCGGAGGCGTTTAACGCAGCGCTGCTCAAGTTCCTGCGCTGA
- a CDS encoding GNAT family N-acetyltransferase, protein MPVTVTPAQPLELLPQFATLYGASEDDFRPVAARLAGAWAARDGAGKLVGALGLRPSPHHGTELMGGAMPGPEQGEAATALARIALEAVGRTYAFAEPHLFPAHALEAVGYRVAGFYRLLCGPTPSGSAQTPDGLRLLPLAAVPDLSTRMAGLATYQDRIGHHTPAPEHAKDGAGGSDPALSLIALDADGRAAGLCVAGVSGDQAHIGSPGVRPDLRATGLRRALLLGVCALARERGLERIRVESWGDTPQELADDLALGLEVEEETAIYAAG, encoded by the coding sequence ATGCCCGTCACGGTCACGCCCGCACAGCCACTGGAGTTGCTGCCGCAGTTCGCCACGCTGTACGGTGCTTCCGAGGACGACTTTCGCCCGGTGGCCGCCAGATTGGCCGGGGCCTGGGCCGCTCGGGACGGGGCCGGGAAACTGGTGGGCGCCTTGGGCCTGCGCCCCAGTCCGCACCACGGGACGGAATTGATGGGTGGGGCGATGCCGGGGCCGGAGCAAGGGGAGGCCGCGACCGCCCTCGCCCGGATCGCGCTGGAAGCAGTGGGGCGCACCTACGCCTTTGCGGAGCCTCACCTTTTCCCGGCGCACGCGCTGGAGGCGGTGGGCTACCGGGTCGCCGGGTTCTACCGCCTGCTCTGCGGCCCCACGCCGAGCGGATCGGCACAGACGCCGGACGGGTTGCGGCTGTTGCCCCTCGCGGCCGTGCCCGATCTCTCCACCCGTATGGCAGGCCTCGCCACCTACCAGGACCGCATCGGGCACCACACCCCGGCCCCCGAACACGCCAAAGACGGCGCGGGCGGCTCCGACCCGGCCCTCAGCCTGATCGCACTGGACGCGGATGGGCGGGCGGCGGGGCTGTGCGTGGCCGGGGTCAGCGGGGATCAGGCCCACATTGGCTCGCCGGGCGTGCGCCCCGACCTGCGGGCCACAGGACTGCGCCGCGCCCTGCTGCTGGGCGTCTGTGCCCTGGCGCGGGAACGTGGCCTGGAACGAATCCGGGTGGAGAGCTGGGGCGACACGCCGCAGGAGCTGGCCGACGACCTCGCGCTGGGACTGGAGGTGGAAGAGGAAACCGCCATCTATGCGGCGGGCTGA
- a CDS encoding TrmJ/YjtD family RNA methyltransferase, whose product MNLAVVLVSPKTPGNIGSAARAMLNMGARDLRLVAPRCDHLDSQAVAMAVHAADLLREARVYPTLRDALADRDLSVGTSARIRADLPPPRHPAQVRPLVRAASAPALVFGPEETGLVNSDLEQCQVTVRVPTGDYASLNLAQAVLLVCYEFLQAQDEVPANERKTATREEMEAMYGHLHQTMHLIGYTDAVRARHTLRLWRAMLDRSLMSSAESRLFRGLLRQVEWKVRDAARRGTVEGTVTPPADGSTPD is encoded by the coding sequence GTGAATCTCGCCGTCGTGCTCGTCTCCCCCAAAACGCCCGGCAACATCGGCTCGGCGGCCCGCGCGATGCTGAACATGGGCGCCCGCGACCTGCGGCTGGTCGCCCCGCGCTGCGACCACCTCGACTCGCAGGCGGTGGCGATGGCGGTCCACGCGGCGGACCTGTTGCGCGAAGCCCGCGTCTACCCCACCCTCCGCGACGCCCTGGCCGACCGCGACCTCAGCGTGGGGACCTCGGCCCGGATTCGCGCGGACCTGCCCCCTCCCCGGCACCCCGCGCAGGTGCGGCCCCTGGTGCGGGCGGCCTCGGCCCCGGCGCTGGTGTTCGGGCCGGAGGAGACGGGGCTGGTGAACTCGGACCTGGAGCAGTGTCAGGTGACCGTGCGGGTGCCCACCGGGGACTACGCCAGCCTGAACCTCGCGCAAGCCGTGCTGCTGGTGTGTTACGAGTTCTTGCAGGCGCAGGACGAGGTGCCTGCGAATGAGCGCAAGACGGCGACCCGCGAGGAGATGGAGGCGATGTACGGCCACCTGCACCAGACCATGCACCTGATCGGCTACACCGACGCGGTGCGGGCGCGGCACACGCTGCGGCTGTGGCGGGCGATGCTGGACCGCTCGCTGATGAGCAGCGCGGAGAGCCGCCTCTTCCGGGGCCTGCTGCGGCAGGTGGAGTGGAAGGTGCGCGATGCGGCGCGGCGCGGCACGGTGGAGGGGACGGTCACCCCCCCGGCGGACGGGTCCACTCCGGACTGA
- a CDS encoding GAF domain-containing sensor histidine kinase, producing MTELPASLPAAPPTSPPRDWPLSRRVRLLRNVLPPLIVLVVAVVELLIAGLQNPRAEIWAHLLFYGLVGPAVTFFSVEWIAQGTRARERAELELRATYAQLSASHGQLQAVQELMRDLSGAPDLGAVVEVAARGAVRATGAAHATLTVPGGLSAAAAGEGDAGEARFPLRVPIPGGGALALHFADPPTPQTEALAQAIAAEVATGVEAARQRTLDLMTLYSVDQSIRAERNMRRLLARVTRNMAERVQAGARAAYLRDQDGLLRLEYAEDWTGERGGRGSLAPAFVERVAEAGTPLVAAEAEAAEVFPGATSALGFPMRDEQGLVGVLVLGDERPGAFEDARLPLLALLAAQAALGVRNARAYLYSEELAISDERARIAREIHDGVAQSLAFAALKLDVVARQLRGEPDKAEEEVRAATVLLREQIKEVRRSIFALRPIDLERYGLLETVRRYVEDFGQQNNIRTTLNVTGDIHLAPGDEAVVFRILQESLNNVAKHARAREVTVSLHGGHRVTLRVQDDGAGFDPEQVSGRVSSAGGLGLMQMRERVESRGGKYRVLSEPGHGTLVEAEVPQA from the coding sequence ATGACCGAGTTGCCCGCCTCCCTGCCTGCCGCACCGCCCACGTCCCCTCCCCGGGACTGGCCGCTGTCGCGCCGGGTGCGGCTGCTGCGCAACGTGCTGCCGCCGCTGATCGTGCTCGTGGTGGCGGTGGTGGAACTCTTGATCGCGGGCCTTCAGAATCCACGGGCCGAGATCTGGGCGCACCTGCTGTTCTACGGGCTGGTGGGACCCGCAGTGACCTTTTTCAGCGTGGAGTGGATCGCGCAGGGCACCCGCGCCCGCGAGCGGGCCGAGCTCGAACTGCGGGCCACCTACGCGCAGCTCAGCGCCTCGCACGGGCAGCTTCAGGCGGTGCAGGAACTGATGCGCGACCTCAGCGGGGCACCCGACCTCGGGGCGGTGGTCGAGGTCGCTGCGCGGGGCGCGGTTCGGGCGACCGGGGCCGCGCACGCCACCCTGACGGTGCCGGGGGGCCTCAGCGCGGCGGCGGCGGGCGAGGGGGACGCTGGAGAGGCCCGCTTCCCGCTGCGGGTGCCTATCCCCGGCGGGGGGGCGCTCGCGCTGCATTTCGCGGACCCCCCGACGCCCCAGACCGAGGCCCTCGCGCAGGCCATCGCCGCCGAGGTCGCCACCGGGGTGGAGGCCGCCCGGCAGCGCACCCTGGACCTGATGACCCTCTACAGCGTCGACCAGTCCATCCGCGCCGAGCGCAACATGCGCCGTCTCCTCGCCCGCGTGACCCGCAACATGGCCGAGCGGGTGCAGGCGGGGGCGCGGGCCGCCTACCTGCGCGATCAGGACGGGCTGCTGCGGCTGGAATACGCCGAGGACTGGACCGGCGAGCGCGGCGGGCGCGGCTCCCTGGCCCCCGCCTTCGTGGAGCGGGTGGCCGAGGCGGGAACGCCCCTGGTCGCGGCCGAGGCCGAGGCCGCCGAGGTCTTCCCCGGCGCGACCTCCGCCCTGGGTTTTCCGATGCGCGACGAGCAGGGGCTGGTGGGCGTGCTGGTGCTGGGGGACGAGCGGCCCGGCGCCTTTGAGGACGCCCGCCTGCCCCTCCTTGCGCTGCTGGCCGCGCAGGCCGCGCTGGGCGTGCGCAATGCCCGCGCCTACCTGTACTCGGAGGAACTCGCCATCAGCGACGAACGCGCCCGCATCGCCCGCGAGATTCACGACGGGGTGGCGCAGTCGCTCGCCTTCGCCGCCCTCAAGCTCGACGTGGTGGCCCGGCAACTGCGGGGCGAACCGGACAAGGCCGAGGAGGAGGTCCGCGCGGCCACCGTCCTGCTGCGCGAGCAGATCAAGGAAGTCCGGCGCTCGATCTTCGCCCTGCGGCCCATCGACCTTGAGCGTTACGGGCTGCTGGAGACGGTGCGGCGCTACGTCGAGGACTTCGGGCAGCAGAACAACATTCGCACCACGCTGAACGTCACCGGGGATATCCACCTCGCGCCGGGGGACGAGGCGGTCGTGTTCCGCATCCTGCAAGAAAGCCTCAACAACGTCGCCAAGCATGCCCGCGCCCGCGAGGTCACCGTCAGCCTGCACGGGGGCCACCGGGTCACCCTGCGCGTGCAGGACGACGGCGCGGGCTTCGACCCTGAGCAGGTGTCGGGCCGCGTGAGCAGCGCCGGGGGCCTGGGCCTGATGCAGATGCGCGAGCGGGTGGAGAGCCGGGGCGGGAAGTACCGCGTGCTCAGCGAACCGGGGCACGGGACGCTGGTGGAGGCGGAGGTGCCGCAGGCGTGA
- a CDS encoding DUF4262 domain-containing protein: MVFAFPTPEDDFERELLSSIQTHGWSVLKVPADEEGPGFAFTLGLWGNYGHPEVIMVGLDLDLMHQILNLIGDAVKAEQQRFEDGQHYAELLEDLHCAFVEVAANHFMEYLGTALWLYGQQPFEALQCVWPDREGLYPWQDGFNPEWRELQPLLSTP; encoded by the coding sequence ATGGTGTTTGCCTTCCCCACTCCCGAGGACGACTTCGAGCGCGAACTGCTCAGCAGCATTCAAACGCATGGCTGGTCCGTCCTCAAAGTGCCTGCGGACGAGGAAGGCCCGGGGTTCGCCTTCACCCTGGGTCTGTGGGGCAACTATGGCCACCCTGAGGTCATCATGGTGGGACTCGATCTCGACCTGATGCATCAAATCCTCAACCTCATTGGGGATGCTGTAAAGGCGGAACAACAGCGGTTTGAGGACGGTCAACACTATGCGGAACTGCTAGAGGACCTTCACTGCGCTTTTGTCGAGGTCGCGGCGAACCATTTCATGGAGTATCTGGGCACTGCCCTGTGGCTCTACGGGCAACAACCTTTTGAGGCCCTGCAATGCGTGTGGCCGGATAGAGAGGGACTGTACCCCTGGCAAGACGGCTTCAACCCCGAGTGGCGCGAGCTTCAACCCCTGTTGAGCACCCCCTAG